GGCTATGTAGAATTATATAAGCAAGGTTCGGCCTTTTTGTATGCTACAAATTAAAACGAAGGTTATGTTCAATTATATAAGAAGGCTTCTTTGTTGCCTCCCAGACTGGGACTACTAGCTAAAAGCAGAATCATCAGTTGAGGTTGTTTTCCCTTGGTAACCTTCTCGAACTTACTTTTCTACAGATTTAGATGCCCATACAGATGCATGATTCAGTTGAAATTTATGCGGATAACATTCATCCTTCTATCTTTTTATGTCCAAACATGTTGACATACAACCTCTAAACATAGAAACCGAGTATAGTGCTGACTGGTTTTTTCCTAGGCAGAAAAAAATAAACCAGGAAGATGATGCAGGTAGCCACTCACAGAGGTGAAGCAGCATCTCTGGTACGCAAGAGGTAACATTCTCCAAACAACATGTGACTAATATGTAACAATAAACAACCAAAAAGATAAGGTCTTCCTTGCCAACTCTTATCACATAACTGACTTAGTTCTGGACAGAGACATACACAATACATTGTCTCACACCAGTTAGTTTCAAATACTAAACATTCTTCCGTTATTGTTCCATATAGGTGCTGCCGCACTATTGCCGACATGTAACAAGCTTTTGCGTCCTACGAAGAACTGTCGTTCGAAGAAATAAAACCTATATGTAAATTATCAGAGTACAATGCATCGACTTCTGTGGTACATGCATCAGGCTATGATGCATCAACTTCTATGTACTATTTGTCATGTCTGTGATCTAGACATAGCTATGGGAACATATCCGATGTGTATGGAACCTAGATACAACCTGCTAACAGCTTTCCCTGCTATAAACTCCGCTAAGACTACCACATACTATGGATGTATCAGTTCGAACTGTCGCTACGAAATCGTGTTGTTCCAGTTGTATATGAAACTATATTTGTCTTCTGTTAATCCTAGATAAATCCTACTAAAATATCGTCAGACTGCTGTCACAACTCCGTTTTCTTAGCATTACCATGCTCCACAGAGAATCTATGTACCACCAGGTGATATCCAGCCAACGAAAATTAGGTATACACAAACCTTGCAAATATACAAAAAAGAGATCTATGTTACAAAATAAACCCCCTAAGACAGCAGGTACCAACACTAAAAAGCGGTTCCCACAAATATACAGCAAAATCCATAGCCTCCTAACCACTTCCTGCTGACGCCCTTTGGCGCCCCCCCCCCTTTGGCACACCGAACAAAgccaagaaaaaaagaaaaagaattgtgCTCTCACATATCATGGAGCCTCGATTATCCAAGCCACGACACCCTGATTGATACGTCTTAGGCCCAGATAACACACGGTATCAGTCAACAGACGTGCAGAAATAGTGATATAACAAACCCAAAAAAAAAGTTTccggccaaaaaaaaaaaaaaaaaaaggccacGGGCGCGCGAATGCGCGCGCCACCATACTAGTACATAAACAAATTGGAAAAGGAACCTTTGAGCCGGTTGCATTGAACGGTAATATAATGCAGGTCGTACAATGTGGCAGGAAACATGAATTATTGGCTTAATTTTATCCCCAACAGCCGCACCTATACGGGCTACGGCGCTGTCTTGTGTCTTCTCTTACCAGTAGCGTCGCCGTGATTTACGCAAGCTTGCAGAACAGGAGGCCATGGCAGCGCGCACGGGTACGATGGCCCGACGTGCCGGTTCCTGACGTGCTTGTTTTCCACCTCCATGGTCTCCAGATCGACGGAGAAGAGCCAGGTTTTCTCCGGTGGCGTGAGTACCACGAACTTATTGCCTGCAGTGACAATCCTCGCCGGCAGCCGAAAGAACCAGCATTGCCAACCGGACAGTTTCGCCGTCGCGTCCCTCAGACTGATGCTCGTCTCTATCACCCACACGCCGGATTCCAGGAGCTGACCGAACACCACGAGGTCCACGCCGTCCATGCGCACGACGCGCACCGTGTCACCACCATCCACGCCACCAATGACACGGAAGCTGGTCCTCCGCTGCATAGGCGCCGGGAACGCGTGGAACGAGAACTTGAGGGTGCTCTCGTCGAGGACGAGCACGCTGCTGTTCGCCATCCCCCAGTAGACGTCTCGACGGTTCGTCCAGCAAAATGGATCGTCTGCATATCCGGGACTTCAACATCGTCGTCCATGGTGTGCGAACAAATGCGCCACCCGCCGTCGCAACCAGGAGTAAACACGCAGGCCCGTGGCTTGCAGAATTGGTAGCGCGACCTGCTGCGCTCGTAGAGCACGGAGAGCACCTTGAAGTTGGATATGGAGTCGCCAGCGCCACCGCCATCTAGCAGAAAGGCGCCAAGGAATGCGAGGTGGCTGAGGTCGGTCGGGCGCGCGATCCCCTGGTATCGCCGTGAGTCCGTGACACGGGCTCGCATACGACGAAGTCAGGCGACCTGCGCCTGGAGTGTATGGAGTCCCACCACGGCCGGGCGGGCCGGCTGGTCAGGAGGAGGAGGCTGCCGCGGCTGTCGATGATCTCCCGGCACCGGCTATGCCGTATACGGCTGGAACAGTTGTAGTACATGGTGCGTGGGCGGTCACCCTCGACCGGCGGAACGTATAAGAAGTCGAGGGAGAAGTGGCCCGCGTCGACGACGGCCGGCGATGAGGGCACGAAGGCCGGCCGGTTTCCCGTGACGTAGTAGCGGCCGGCGACGGGCGGCGCGCCGTAGAGGGCGCGAGAGCGAGCGAGGAAGCCCGCGCCGGCAATGGCGCCGCGCCACCGCCTGCACGTGGCCGCAGCACGGATGAGGTGGAGCGGCGAGGAGCCGAGGTTGAGGAGGACCACATCGAGGAGCTCGTCGGGGAGGTCGTTTACGCTCGTCAGCCCGGCGGGTAGCTGCTTGCCCTGGTTTTCCTGGTTTTCTTTTTCGGCCGAAATCTTCTCATATTTctgatatattttttttattcatAAAGGTTGATAAAAAAAtatctatttttttataaattttgtttaaatttatttaaatttaaattaaattttatttaaaTTTGGTTCGATATTTCTGATATATTTGATTATTCTCTTTATTTGTAATTctcgataaattttaattttcgAAAATGAAAATCTTGCTGCTTGCTCCTCGGTTTGGCCTTGGCCTTGACCTTGTTACGCTTACGGCGCCGCTTGCCCTTGCCCATTGGCACTGCAGAAACGTGCGCATGGAACAAACTCTGGTTTGGTTGGCACTCGAGAAGATAAGCTAAACTAGCTAGAGAGGCCAACAAACTACCGAATATATATATAGGTTGAATGGAACTCAGTCGTCCACTGCTATACCTCCaaaatatatgtttaattaaATTGCCAGATCACCATACCTCTTCTTATAACCACAGCCAAGATCCGAATCTGATATACCGTGCTAATAATTTATTGATGATGAAGGGTACTGACTTGGAGGGCGCGGCACGCATACCATTCCATGGAGGATGGCCTTATcttgggggtgtttggttcactcTTCACGTCCTAAATCTAGAGTTATGGAGAGAGATGTCTCCACGATATTTCATTAAGATAAACTTTTCACGTAGCTCTACAAAATCCTCAAATCCTGGCCCCACCCAAATACAATGGCATCTGCATCCCCGTGAAACGGGACGGTCACAGACCTGTACTTTAGTGTGGGACACACGAAGGAATTTTTTTAACCTCAAACCTGAAATTCGTCCCACTCAGGATCTGAGGGGTGTCGCCGGAGCCATCTAACCAGTTAGGCTAGAGGACATTTGGCTTCACCTCCTAAATCTAGTCCCATTTAGTCACTTTTTACCTAAATACTTTGAGTAAATGAGACTAAATGGGCTTTAACCAagtcactcaaatgttgcaaaaTGGGACTAAACCTCACCTTTAGTCAGGCTGCCTCACCTTTTAGTCACTTTAAAACTAAACACCCTGACTAAAAGGGACTAAAAGGTTTCTTTTAGTCTCTTTTAGTCCACCAAACCAAATAAATGATGAATAAAGTTTAGGAGCTGGTTTAGACGACTAAACTTTAGGAGGTGCAAACCAAACACGCCTTTAGTCCAACATAAAAAAAACAGCCAGCAAAATAAAAGTACTTCGCAACCACTAACTACGCGTTTGGTTCCGCTAAATGTAACGCAATCTGATTACTTCCATGAGGGCACTAGCCTGGGGGTCCAGACGTTGGAACAACTCACTTGCAATGACAATACGAAGCTGACTCCAAGAAATATATAACAATATGGTCctgttcggcttatcccatattcggcttgttcggcttcttttttcagccggaacagtgtttttctctcataataattcagccgaaacagtgtttttcagctagtttcagccaagtttcagaccagcgaaggAGGCCTATATATAGTCTGATTATAAAACATGCATATTAGAACAAATGACACCATCGTCCTTAAATATAAGGTAGAACAAATTATCAAATTGCCAACCGGTGAGACGGTGACCACATAAGAAGATACATATTTTGTTGTAATGCACGGACATTTTTGCTAGTCGTATAAGGTAGAACAAATTATCAAATTGCCAACCTGTGAGACGGTGACCACATAAGAAGATACATATTTTGTTGTAATGCACGGATATTTTTGCTAGTCGTATAAGGTAGAACCGAAGCGGTAGCTATGGAGATGCACCACCTGTACTAGATGGTGCCACCGTTGCAGCGCAGGACCTGGGCGTTGACCCAGTGGCCAGCATCACTAGCGAGGAAGCTGACGAGCGGCGCGATGTCCTCGGGCATGCCGAGTCGGCCCAGCGGCGCCTCGGCGATGTACCGCTCCATGTCATCCTCCGTCTTACCCGTGTACATCATGGATGTCCCCGTCGACCCTGGCGCCACCACGTTGGCCGTGATCCCCGTGCCGCGCAGCTCGCGCGCCAGGATCTTGGTCATCACCTCCACCGCCGCCTTGCTCGCCGCGTATGCCGAGTAGCCAGGGCGCAGCGACCCAACTCCCGACGAAGAGAACGTCACGATCCGGCCGCGGCCGTCACGGACCAACCGCCTGGCCGCCTCGCGGCAGCACAGGAAGGTGCCGCGCGTGTTGGTGCCGAACGCGGCGTCGAACGTCTCCTCGCTGGTCTCCGCCAGCGGCGGGTAGGAGTAGTCCAGCACCGCCGCCAGCGTTACCAGGATGTGGAGCTCCCCGCCGAAGGCTGCGACCGCCGCGTCGAACAGCGCCTTGACCTGTGCCGCATACGACACGTCCGCCTCGACCGCGATGGCCCGGGGCTGCTGGCTCTCGCCGGGGTGGCTGGAGTCGTTGATGCCGCTCACCAGCGTCAGAGCAGGCGCCGGGTCGCCGATGTACGCCACCACGACGCGCGCACCGAGCGACGCCAGGTGCCTCGACACGGCCGAGCCGATGCCGCCGGCACCACCGGTGACAATGGCTACGCGGCCGTGGAGCATCATCGGTGCCGTCGCATCGACACCGCCATTCGACTTGGATTCAGCCATGGGATAGACGCCGTTTGCCTGGTGCGCGTGTCTGAACCGTTTGCCTGGTGCAATTCAAGCTGGAGAGCCACAATTAAACTGCCTAGGGCCACGTTTAGCTGGCCGAATCCGGCACCGCCGGATTCACGGTGCAgcactgtagtatttcgtttaTATTTAGTAATAATTATTCAATCATTGATTAATTATgtttaaaatattcgtctcgtaaagtacaatctaactatataattagttttttatttcatctacatttagtacttcatacatATACCATAAATttaatgtgacgagaaatcttctttttacgtGGAAGTTGAGAATTGAGAGCGACTAAAGGGGGCCTAGATTCAGATCGCCGACACACGCCCTGCCAATGCACAGTTAGCTGCACTGTACGATGCATGTGATTTGAATTTGTCGTTTTCAAATGCAACAATATTCGCGGTTGGTGACACATCACATCGGTGAATGACGACAAAATCGGGCCTGTATAGCTAATTAGATTGTGTTTAGTttgtgaaatttgagaatttggctactgtagtattttcgtttttatttggcaattagtgttcaatcatggactaattaggcttaaaacgttcgtctcgtgatttccaaccaaactgtgcaattagtttttttcatctacatttaatactccatacacatatcacaagattcgatgtaataggtactgtagcattttttgaaaaactttctgggaactaaacagggcgtTAATGTACTGGTAAATGATAGCGACACATCATTCCACGTCAAATTGGGAGCCTGTTTAGGTGCACTTTATTTTACAAAAATTTTTAAGattctctgtcacatcgaatctttagacgcatgcatgaaatattaaatataaataaaaaataaaactaattacatagtttagacgaaattcacgagacgaatcttttaagcctaattagactatgattagacactaattattaaataacaacgaaagtgctactgtACTATTTCACCAAAAAATTCACCGA
Above is a genomic segment from Miscanthus floridulus cultivar M001 chromosome 3, ASM1932011v1, whole genome shotgun sequence containing:
- the LOC136546051 gene encoding NADPH-dependent aldehyde reductase-like protein, chloroplastic, which gives rise to MAESKSNGGVDATAPMMLHGRVAIVTGGAGGIGSAVSRHLASLGARVVVAYIGDPAPALTLVSGINDSSHPGESQQPRAIAVEADVSYAAQVKALFDAAVAAFGGELHILVTLAAVLDYSYPPLAETSEETFDAAFGTNTRGTFLCCREAARRLVRDGRGRIVTFSSSGVGSLRPGYSAYAASKAAVEVMTKILARELRGTGITANVVAPGSTGTSMMYTGKTEDDMERYIAEAPLGRLGMPEDIAPLVSFLASDAGHWVNAQVLRCNGGTI